AAAAGTTAAAAATTTAACGCACTATTATAACAATGATAAAGCTCTTGAAAATATAAATTTAGAGATAAATAAAGGTGAATTTGTATGTTTAGTTGGAGACAGTGGTAGTGGAAAATCTACTCTTTTATCAATAATTTCAACTCTATTAAAACCAACAAAAGGTGAACTATTTTTTGAAAATTTAAATTATAAAAATATTAAAGATATTGATGATTTTAGAAAAACAAATATTGGTTTCATTTTTCAATTTCACTATTTAATAAACTATTTAACAGTTAAAGAAAATATAAAACTAGCTAACGAAAAGGCAACAGAGAATGAAATTCATAACTTACTAAAAATCTTAAGAATAGACAATCTATCAAATAAATATCCAAATGAAATCTCAGGAGGACAAAGACAAAGAGTTTCTATTGCAAGGGCTTTAATAAATAAACCAAAGGTAATAATTGCAGATGAACCAACAGGAAATTTAGATTCAAAAAACTCTTTAAATGTTTTTGAAATATTTAAAAAACTAAGTCAAGAGCAAGTTACTATAATAGTGGCAACTCACGATAAAAATTTAGCACAAATTGCAAATAAAATTTATGAGGTAAAAGATGGAAAAATCAATTAATTTTGAAAACTTTATAAACAAACATTTTAAAATATCTATTGCATTTTTTGCAATTGGAC
Above is a genomic segment from Aliarcobacter cryaerophilus containing:
- a CDS encoding ABC transporter ATP-binding protein — protein: MIKVKNLTHYYNNDKALENINLEINKGEFVCLVGDSGSGKSTLLSIISTLLKPTKGELFFENLNYKNIKDIDDFRKTNIGFIFQFHYLINYLTVKENIKLANEKATENEIHNLLKILRIDNLSNKYPNEISGGQRQRVSIARALINKPKVIIADEPTGNLDSKNSLNVFEIFKKLSQEQVTIIVATHDKNLAQIANKIYEVKDGKIN